One window from the genome of Mucilaginibacter ginsenosidivorans encodes:
- a CDS encoding TIGR01777 family oxidoreductase has product MKQASPNKHILVTGGTGSIGKPLTEALLQKGYTVSHLSRKPGNDSRVKTFLWDVHKGEIDEQCIDNADILIHLAGAGIVDKRWTEGRKKELIDSRTESIRLIYGLMHKRTNKIHTVISAAAIGYYGDRGDELMTEASTPGPGFMPECCVAWEKAVDEGNSLGVRIVKYRTGVVLDRSGGALPQMAMPVKLFAGAAFGSGKQWVPWIHWEDAVGTYLFAIENEHIAGVFNMAAPNPVTNKQLMKAIAKQLRKPLWPFNVPGFVFKLLMGEMSVVILGSTKVSPKKIEEAGFHFNHPELKEALSEIYE; this is encoded by the coding sequence ATGAAGCAAGCATCTCCAAATAAACACATCCTGGTAACCGGGGGCACTGGCTCCATCGGCAAACCGTTGACCGAGGCTCTATTGCAAAAAGGATATACCGTGAGCCATCTTAGCCGCAAGCCGGGCAACGACAGTCGGGTAAAAACTTTTTTATGGGATGTGCACAAAGGTGAAATTGATGAGCAATGTATTGATAACGCCGATATCCTGATTCATCTTGCCGGTGCTGGAATTGTTGATAAACGATGGACCGAAGGACGCAAAAAAGAACTGATAGACAGCCGGACCGAGTCGATCAGGCTGATCTATGGCCTGATGCATAAAAGGACCAATAAAATCCACACTGTCATATCTGCGGCGGCAATTGGCTACTATGGCGACCGTGGCGATGAGTTAATGACCGAGGCAAGCACACCCGGGCCGGGTTTTATGCCCGAATGTTGCGTTGCCTGGGAAAAAGCCGTCGATGAAGGAAATAGTTTAGGAGTTCGTATTGTAAAATACAGGACAGGGGTAGTTTTAGACCGGTCGGGTGGGGCCTTACCTCAAATGGCCATGCCTGTAAAACTATTTGCCGGCGCTGCATTTGGAAGCGGGAAACAATGGGTGCCATGGATACACTGGGAGGATGCCGTTGGTACCTATCTTTTCGCTATTGAGAACGAACACATAGCAGGTGTATTTAATATGGCGGCGCCCAACCCGGTTACCAATAAACAATTGATGAAGGCTATAGCCAAACAATTGCGCAAACCGCTATGGCCCTTTAATGTGCCCGGTTTTGTTTTCAAATTACTGATGGGCGAGATGAGCGTTGTAATATTGGGCAGCACCAAAGTATCACCAAAAAAAATTGAGGAGGCCGGCTTTCATTTCAACCATCCCGAATTAAAAGAAGCCTTAAGCGAAATCTATGAATAA
- a CDS encoding cryptochrome/photolyase family protein gives MNKQTVLNIFWFRRDLRVHDNAGLYHALKGSNPVLCLFIFDREILDKLEDKDDARVTFIYNSIEELKEKLETHGSSLLVKYDKAGDAWKEIVKEYAIGTVYTNHDYEPYAAERDKSVEHLLKKQGIGFETFKDQVIFEKDEVVKDDGLPYTVYTPYMRKWYQKLKPFYLKSYPTEKYLGNLCQHNSPAIPSLKSMGFEKSDCEFPDRNYEQFIKDYADKRNFPATKGTSHIGLHLRFGTVSIRDLTRKANEYYEKTWLDELIWREFYMMILHHFPKTMDHAFKPEYDRIRWVNDEKQFKAWCKGQTGYPLVDAGMRELNTTGFMHNRVRMVTASFLSKDLLIDWRWGERYFARKLLDYEMASNVGGWQWAAGSGTDAAPYFRIFNPDSQAKKFDPELVYIKKWVPEYADFSKYPKPIIDHTFARERCLKAFKEALTK, from the coding sequence ATGAATAAACAAACTGTCTTGAATATATTCTGGTTCCGCCGCGACCTGCGTGTACATGATAATGCAGGTCTTTATCACGCACTTAAAGGTTCAAACCCGGTTTTATGCCTGTTCATTTTCGACCGGGAGATACTGGATAAACTGGAAGACAAGGACGATGCAAGGGTAACTTTTATTTATAATTCAATTGAAGAGCTAAAAGAGAAGCTTGAAACCCATGGCAGCAGCTTATTGGTAAAGTATGACAAGGCCGGGGATGCCTGGAAGGAAATAGTAAAGGAATATGCTATTGGAACAGTTTACACCAACCACGATTATGAGCCTTACGCCGCGGAGCGCGATAAATCGGTTGAGCATTTGCTGAAAAAGCAGGGCATTGGCTTTGAAACCTTTAAAGACCAGGTCATATTCGAAAAAGACGAAGTGGTGAAAGATGACGGCCTGCCTTATACGGTATACACACCTTATATGCGTAAATGGTATCAAAAACTGAAACCATTTTATTTGAAATCATACCCAACGGAAAAATACCTCGGCAATTTATGCCAGCATAATTCACCAGCTATTCCATCTTTAAAATCGATGGGGTTTGAAAAAAGCGATTGTGAATTTCCCGATAGAAATTATGAGCAGTTTATTAAGGATTATGCTGATAAAAGAAACTTTCCCGCCACGAAGGGTACATCGCATATCGGTCTGCATTTGCGCTTCGGAACTGTAAGCATCCGCGACCTGACCCGTAAGGCGAATGAATATTACGAAAAAACCTGGCTGGATGAGCTGATATGGCGGGAGTTTTATATGATGATCCTGCATCATTTCCCAAAAACAATGGATCACGCGTTTAAACCGGAATACGATCGTATCAGATGGGTGAACGACGAAAAACAGTTCAAGGCCTGGTGCAAAGGACAAACCGGGTACCCACTGGTTGACGCCGGCATGCGTGAACTAAATACAACCGGCTTTATGCACAACCGCGTACGTATGGTTACGGCAAGCTTTCTGAGCAAAGATCTGCTGATAGACTGGCGGTGGGGCGAACGCTATTTTGCGCGCAAATTGCTGGACTATGAAATGGCAAGTAACGTTGGCGGCTGGCAATGGGCAGCCGGCTCAGGCACTGATGCTGCACCGTATTTCAGGATATTTAACCCCGATTCGCAAGCCAAAAAATTCGACCCTGAACTGGTTTACATAAAAAAATGGGTTCCGGAATATGCCGATTTCAGCAAGTATCCAAAACCCATTATCGATCATACTTTTGCCCGCGAACGGTGTTTGAAGGCGTTTAAAGAGGCCCTAACCAAATAA
- a CDS encoding FKBP-type peptidyl-prolyl cis-trans isomerase: MKKILFTFLVLFAIGITSCRKSSSDLNIKQYDNQQIQNYISANGLSGMERDTTGGDTTGIYYKIIDQGKGPALNYPDVISYVYKMNSFDGKYTVQDTVLNHGYSVLGHMVPSGVQIAIHNLLKYRGGKMRVLVPSHLGYGLAGFGTGSTTLANGRLAGNQCLDFTIYVVYDQTKYDDLVIQNYMTANSLTGYTKVTEGPDSGLYYKITAVGTGAQVNINSTVQANYVAKLMNNTVFDDHSSITASFSDLGGGSITKGFADGMLLTKSGDGGISMLIPSRLAYSTSGISGSIPVNACLRFDVTNITITQ, encoded by the coding sequence ATGAAAAAAATACTTTTTACTTTTTTAGTGCTTTTTGCCATTGGTATTACGTCGTGCCGCAAAAGTAGCTCCGACCTTAATATCAAGCAATACGACAATCAGCAGATACAAAACTATATCAGCGCAAATGGCCTTTCAGGCATGGAACGTGACACTACCGGGGGAGATACAACGGGGATCTATTACAAGATAATTGACCAGGGAAAAGGACCAGCCTTGAATTATCCTGATGTCATTTCCTATGTATATAAAATGAATTCTTTTGATGGTAAGTATACCGTCCAGGATACGGTATTGAACCATGGCTATAGCGTTTTGGGTCACATGGTGCCGTCAGGGGTGCAGATCGCAATACATAACCTACTGAAATACAGGGGCGGTAAAATGCGCGTGCTCGTCCCTTCGCATTTAGGGTACGGCTTGGCCGGTTTCGGTACAGGTAGCACGACGCTAGCTAACGGACGTTTAGCAGGCAACCAATGCCTTGATTTTACTATTTATGTTGTGTACGACCAAACTAAGTATGATGACCTGGTGATCCAGAACTATATGACCGCTAATAGCTTGACAGGATATACCAAAGTAACCGAAGGTCCTGACTCCGGTTTGTATTATAAGATTACCGCGGTCGGCACGGGAGCGCAGGTTAATATTAATTCGACCGTGCAGGCAAATTATGTTGCCAAATTGATGAACAATACCGTTTTTGATGACCACTCATCTATAACCGCCTCATTCAGCGACCTTGGCGGAGGATCCATCACTAAGGGGTTTGCCGACGGCATGCTGCTTACCAAAAGCGGTGACGGGGGTATATCCATGCTTATCCCGTCGAGGCTGGCTTACAGTACCTCAGGTATCTCAGGCTCTATACCTGTCAATGCCTGTCTGAGATTTGATGTCACCAACATAACGATAACACAATAG
- a CDS encoding FKBP-type peptidyl-prolyl cis-trans isomerase, with amino-acid sequence MKRYLLPILLIGALVSGCGKTQSDRAKYLAQAAKDDKILADYIEANNLKDKAVKANDTSGVYYIILRNGQGNDVFTSSTIVTVGDTGKVLGADTAFTQTNEFHPSYTLGQVILGWRLGIPKMQRDGIIRLLIPSRYAYGPNPQKNIGLPANAILDFDIRLYDITN; translated from the coding sequence ATGAAGAGGTACCTATTGCCCATATTACTGATCGGTGCGCTTGTAAGTGGCTGTGGTAAAACTCAAAGCGACAGGGCTAAATACCTTGCGCAGGCAGCCAAGGACGATAAGATACTGGCGGATTATATAGAGGCCAATAATTTAAAGGATAAGGCGGTAAAGGCCAATGATACCTCGGGGGTATATTATATTATACTGCGCAACGGGCAGGGGAACGATGTTTTCACATCGTCGACCATAGTAACGGTAGGGGATACAGGAAAGGTGTTGGGGGCCGATACTGCATTTACCCAAACCAATGAATTTCACCCCTCCTATACATTGGGACAGGTGATATTAGGCTGGCGGCTGGGTATACCAAAAATGCAAAGGGACGGCATCATACGTTTATTGATACCTTCGCGGTATGCGTACGGGCCAAATCCGCAAAAGAATATTGGATTGCCGGCTAACGCCATACTTGATTTTGATATAAGACTTTACGATATAACGAACTGA
- a CDS encoding MarR family winged helix-turn-helix transcriptional regulator, with the protein MKHQETIDYFMKVVWQTMANRYNQLVTEFGITQSIGYLLINIDEQEGTTVSQAAALLGLKSTSLSRMLNQLEKTGLIYRESNQGDKRSVKIYLTELGKEKRHLARVVVKQFNNYLNKHISEHDKQYLIDLLKKINKLTVNYKPE; encoded by the coding sequence ATTAAACACCAGGAAACGATAGATTACTTTATGAAGGTGGTTTGGCAAACCATGGCTAACCGTTATAACCAGCTGGTTACCGAATTTGGCATAACACAATCTATCGGATATTTACTCATCAATATTGATGAGCAGGAGGGCACCACGGTGTCGCAGGCAGCGGCTTTGCTGGGATTAAAATCTACCAGCCTTTCGCGCATGCTGAACCAGCTGGAAAAGACGGGCCTTATCTATCGTGAATCGAACCAGGGAGACAAGCGGTCGGTAAAAATTTACCTTACCGAACTTGGGAAGGAGAAACGGCACCTTGCGCGTGTGGTGGTAAAGCAGTTTAACAATTACCTGAACAAGCACATCAGCGAACATGATAAGCAATACCTCATCGACCTGCTGAAGAAGATCAATAAGCTCACCGTAAATTACAAGCCCGAATAG